In the genome of Cyanobacteria bacterium GSL.Bin1, one region contains:
- a CDS encoding EAL domain-containing protein, protein MDIYTDTYPSILVVDDDPNNYDVIESLLYDQIYQFHYAEKWKIALRQLQQIKIDLILLDLMMPEMNGLELCRLIKSDRAHQGIPIIMMTALGTRASLSQALEAGADDFISKPISGLELRARVRSMLRISNQYQKIRELNKTLEQKVEARTRQLQDMICYHPLTGLATRFSLLQQLNDLLSTDQGFGLLYFDCDDFQLVNSCYGYEIGDQALLAIRDRVSLCLGANDWFAHLGEDDFCILITHARNEANVQAIIDRIFAAFKQAFLISHQEIYLSISMGVVYQSVPWEKDAERILRNADTALNWAKRKGKNNYQHFQANMHQITRGKLQLARDLRQALVRDEFCVYYQPIIDLKQDRISGFEALIRWQHPEQGLVLPDKFIACLEETSLIIPVGMVILKKACQQLKVWEKQGKPDLQISVNLSPLQFRKKSLLHDVESVLYQTGLSPLKLKLEITETLTMENLHQAVKVIKAFRSRGIELSIDDFGTGYSSLSYLQQFPVNNLKIDRAFVNLLESDVNNLQIIRAIIYLGKALGMSITAEGIETASQVAQLKQLNCEFGQGYYFAQPMSAEEASEYLFSS, encoded by the coding sequence ATGGATATATACACTGACACTTACCCATCCATTCTCGTGGTCGATGATGATCCCAATAACTATGATGTGATTGAAAGCTTACTCTACGATCAGATCTATCAATTCCACTATGCAGAAAAGTGGAAAATTGCCTTAAGGCAGCTGCAACAGATCAAAATTGATTTGATTTTATTAGATTTGATGATGCCAGAAATGAATGGGCTGGAGTTATGCCGATTAATTAAGAGCGATCGCGCTCATCAAGGTATTCCCATTATTATGATGACCGCATTGGGAACACGCGCCAGCTTATCGCAGGCTTTAGAAGCTGGTGCCGATGACTTTATTAGTAAGCCCATTAGTGGTTTAGAATTACGAGCAAGAGTGCGCTCTATGCTCCGAATAAGTAACCAATATCAAAAAATTCGGGAACTCAATAAAACTTTAGAGCAAAAAGTAGAAGCCCGTACCCGCCAACTGCAGGATATGATTTGTTATCATCCACTGACAGGGTTAGCGACTCGTTTTTCTCTCTTGCAGCAGCTGAATGATTTGTTGAGTACAGATCAAGGATTTGGGCTGCTTTATTTTGATTGTGATGATTTTCAGTTGGTGAATAGTTGTTATGGTTATGAAATTGGCGATCAGGCACTGTTAGCCATTCGCGATCGCGTTTCTCTGTGTTTAGGCGCTAATGATTGGTTTGCTCACCTCGGCGAAGATGATTTTTGTATTCTGATCACCCATGCTAGAAATGAAGCAAACGTACAGGCGATTATTGATCGAATTTTTGCTGCCTTTAAACAGGCGTTTTTGATTAGTCACCAAGAAATTTATTTGTCAATTTCAATGGGAGTGGTTTATCAAAGCGTACCTTGGGAAAAAGATGCAGAACGCATTTTGCGTAATGCAGATACAGCCCTGAATTGGGCAAAAAGAAAAGGGAAAAATAATTACCAGCACTTCCAAGCCAATATGCATCAAATCACAAGAGGAAAGTTGCAGCTAGCGAGAGATTTGCGCCAAGCTTTAGTCCGAGATGAATTTTGCGTTTACTATCAGCCCATTATTGACTTAAAGCAAGATCGGATCAGTGGTTTTGAAGCCCTCATTCGTTGGCAACATCCAGAGCAAGGGTTAGTTTTACCAGACAAGTTTATCGCCTGCTTGGAAGAAACAAGTTTAATTATTCCCGTTGGTATGGTTATTTTAAAAAAAGCCTGTCAGCAATTAAAGGTATGGGAAAAACAGGGCAAGCCAGACTTACAAATTAGCGTTAATTTATCGCCGTTGCAATTTCGAAAAAAAAGTCTCCTTCATGATGTTGAGTCCGTGTTGTATCAAACTGGGTTATCGCCATTAAAGTTGAAATTAGAAATTACAGAAACGCTGACAATGGAAAATTTACACCAAGCTGTCAAAGTGATCAAAGCCTTTCGATCGCGCGGTATTGAACTCAGTATTGATGATTTTGGCACCGGGTATTCTTCTCTGAGTTATCTCCAGCAGTTTCCGGTTAATAACCTGAAAATTGATCGCGCCTTTGTCAATCTTTTAGAAAGCGATGTCAATAACTTGCAAATTATCCGCGCGATCATTTATCTAGGAAAAGCATTGGGAATGAGTATTACTGCAGAAGGGATCGAAACAGCCTCTCAAGTGGCTCAACTCAAACAACTCAATTGTGAATTTGGACAAGGCTATTATTTTGCTCAGCCCATGAGTGCAGAAGAGGCGTCTGAATATCTCTTTTCTAGCTAA
- a CDS encoding TldD/PmbA family protein — MINPEEILETAQKAGAEEAEVYQLISRSHPVYFEANRLKQLETIESEGIALRVWRDRAPGVTVAYGKVDPEQMVQRALALCPLNPPETIELTADHQQVYPTQGHSVAQDHLIATGQSAIAQLSNFNSSVICSGELDCEQHTTRLLNSRGTDCQYTDISLSAFFQVEWVRGEDFLGIADGIESAHTLDLQPLQQRIAQGMKWAQATVPAPQGQVPIIFMPKSAPLFWETVIAALNGKRIWEGSSPWSDRATQQVISDQITLWQDPTRNPERCPFDDEGTQTQQLTLIEKGQLKEFYRDRAIGRLLGTGSTGNGFRPSLGRYPTPSLINLIVAPGKGSLDDLIAQLDNGLVIDQLLGGDADLSGDFSANIELGYRVENGKITGRVKDTMVAGNIYTALNHLITLGEDVQMNESYVTPSLVVESLSAVS, encoded by the coding sequence ATGATCAACCCAGAGGAAATTTTAGAAACGGCGCAAAAAGCTGGGGCAGAAGAAGCAGAGGTCTATCAACTGATCTCTCGTTCTCATCCGGTCTATTTTGAAGCCAATCGCCTTAAGCAGCTCGAAACCATTGAATCAGAAGGTATTGCCTTACGGGTGTGGCGCGATCGCGCCCCTGGTGTGACTGTCGCTTATGGGAAAGTGGACCCCGAACAAATGGTACAACGGGCGTTAGCGTTGTGTCCCTTGAATCCCCCAGAAACGATTGAACTCACCGCTGATCATCAGCAAGTTTATCCGACACAGGGTCACTCAGTTGCCCAAGATCATCTCATTGCAACCGGTCAAAGCGCGATCGCGCAACTCTCTAACTTCAATTCCAGCGTCATTTGTAGCGGAGAACTCGACTGCGAACAACACACCACCCGCCTCCTCAATAGCCGAGGAACCGACTGTCAATATACTGACATCAGCCTCAGTGCCTTTTTCCAAGTGGAGTGGGTCCGCGGCGAAGATTTTTTAGGGATTGCCGATGGGATTGAATCAGCCCATACCCTTGATTTACAGCCTCTTCAGCAACGCATTGCCCAAGGGATGAAGTGGGCACAAGCAACGGTTCCGGCACCGCAAGGACAGGTTCCCATCATTTTTATGCCGAAATCAGCACCGTTATTTTGGGAGACTGTGATTGCTGCACTCAATGGAAAACGCATTTGGGAGGGGTCTTCTCCCTGGAGTGATCGCGCAACGCAACAAGTGATCTCAGACCAAATTACACTCTGGCAAGATCCGACCCGTAATCCTGAACGCTGTCCCTTTGACGATGAAGGGACACAGACACAGCAGCTAACTCTCATTGAGAAAGGACAGTTAAAAGAATTTTATCGCGATCGCGCTATAGGACGTTTACTCGGGACAGGCAGCACTGGTAATGGTTTTCGTCCCAGTTTAGGGCGTTATCCCACCCCAAGTCTGATTAACTTAATCGTTGCCCCTGGTAAGGGAAGTTTAGACGATTTAATCGCCCAATTAGATAACGGACTGGTCATTGATCAACTCCTAGGAGGCGATGCAGATCTTTCGGGAGACTTTTCCGCCAATATTGAACTGGGCTATCGCGTTGAAAACGGCAAAATTACCGGTCGTGTGAAAGATACAATGGTTGCCGGTAATATTTATACGGCACTCAACCACCTGATTACTCTCGGAGAAGATGTGCAAATGAATGAATCTTATGTCACTCCTTCTCTGGTTGTGGAAAGCTTATCCGCTGTTAGCTAG
- a CDS encoding DUF1092 family protein translates to METIWELDFYSRPIRDENNKKQWEVLICESPLEVQATEAKLFRYSKFCAAQNVNSIFLQEALKEAMEKADTAPKKIRFFRRQMNNMITKACDDLGITALPSRRTYALQKWLQERLEQVYPQQEGYDETAMSNASVQYPAESAVILPDAIRGDKGDKWAFVTLEAAAFQEMGEWEISFGEGFPLSLFELASETKIPGLVIFSPRAMPFAGWMSGMELSQIQLQQGSLPRLVLQTGSSECWILADITNPETLKEAQGFAAAKKEAKGVHFLAIQSDPSSQSFAGFWLLA, encoded by the coding sequence ATGGAAACGATTTGGGAACTTGATTTCTACTCTCGTCCGATTCGAGATGAAAACAATAAAAAGCAGTGGGAAGTCTTAATTTGTGAAAGTCCCCTCGAGGTGCAAGCAACCGAAGCAAAATTGTTTCGCTATTCCAAGTTTTGTGCGGCACAGAATGTGAACTCAATTTTCCTGCAAGAAGCTTTGAAGGAGGCGATGGAAAAGGCAGACACTGCCCCCAAAAAAATTCGCTTCTTTCGTCGTCAAATGAATAATATGATTACGAAAGCCTGCGATGATTTAGGGATTACTGCGCTTCCCAGTCGGCGCACTTATGCGTTACAGAAGTGGTTACAAGAGCGATTAGAACAAGTTTACCCCCAACAAGAAGGCTATGATGAGACGGCGATGAGTAATGCCTCGGTGCAATATCCCGCGGAAAGTGCGGTGATTCTTCCCGATGCGATTCGGGGGGATAAGGGGGATAAGTGGGCATTTGTCACCCTGGAAGCAGCAGCTTTTCAAGAGATGGGAGAGTGGGAGATTAGTTTTGGAGAAGGGTTTCCTCTCTCTTTATTTGAATTAGCCTCAGAAACGAAGATTCCGGGCTTGGTTATTTTTTCACCGCGGGCGATGCCATTTGCCGGTTGGATGTCGGGGATGGAACTTTCTCAAATTCAATTGCAGCAGGGCAGCTTGCCCCGTTTAGTGCTACAAACCGGTAGTAGTGAATGTTGGATTTTAGCTGATATTACCAATCCAGAGACGCTCAAGGAAGCGCAAGGATTTGCTGCTGCCAAGAAGGAGGCAAAAGGGGTTCACTTCTTAGCCATTCAGAGTGATCCGAGTTCGCAATCCTTTGCCGGGTTCTGGTTACTAGCATGA